The proteins below are encoded in one region of Bosea sp. BIWAKO-01:
- a CDS encoding DMT family transporter, giving the protein MSRNAFYFALMCLVWGLTFLPVKIGSAHVPPIFLAAARFSIAGVLMLLWAGRDVLAVPPAARRRLLITALLVNTGNYTFLFWGTAHAPSGLAAIVNLATIPIYTLIASRLIEGQRITGQRIAAIVLGLTGLCFLFATRASSGWSAAHGDPMEIWGLAAVAFGTLLYCFGAVLTRRIAGTMPTLTLAGWQTVIGALGLAAVSFAVEPVTLADIRALGEWPVWPAVAVLVIGGSLIGFTIYMRLLRDWGAFHAGLYAFVSPAIAVTAGVVVLNEPFGLSEAIGAVLMFGAAAIALRR; this is encoded by the coding sequence ATGTCGCGTAACGCCTTCTATTTTGCCCTGATGTGCCTGGTCTGGGGGCTGACCTTCCTGCCGGTCAAGATCGGCTCCGCTCATGTTCCGCCGATCTTCCTTGCAGCGGCACGGTTCTCGATCGCCGGCGTCCTGATGCTGCTCTGGGCCGGGCGCGACGTTCTCGCCGTTCCCCCCGCGGCGCGGCGCCGCCTGCTGATCACCGCGCTCCTGGTGAATACCGGCAACTACACTTTCCTGTTCTGGGGGACTGCGCATGCCCCATCAGGGCTCGCCGCCATCGTCAATCTTGCGACAATCCCGATCTATACACTGATCGCGAGCCGCCTGATCGAGGGACAGCGGATCACCGGCCAACGTATTGCGGCCATCGTGCTCGGGCTCACCGGGCTGTGCTTTCTGTTCGCGACGCGCGCCTCCAGCGGCTGGAGCGCGGCACATGGCGATCCGATGGAGATCTGGGGGCTGGCGGCCGTGGCCTTCGGCACGCTGCTCTACTGTTTCGGCGCCGTTCTGACGCGGCGGATCGCCGGCACGATGCCGACGCTGACACTGGCCGGCTGGCAGACGGTCATTGGTGCGCTCGGCCTTGCTGCTGTGTCGTTCGCTGTCGAGCCCGTCACACTGGCTGACATTCGCGCGCTCGGAGAGTGGCCGGTCTGGCCGGCCGTTGCCGTCCTGGTGATTGGCGGCTCGCTCATCGGCTTCACCATCTACATGCGGCTGCTGCGCGACTGGGGCGCCTTCCATGCCGGGCTCTATGCCTTCGTCAGCCCTGCCATTGCGGTCACGGCTGGAGTTGTCGTGCTGAACGAGCCCTTCGGCCTGTCGGAGGCAATCGGCGCGGTGCTGATGTTCGGCGCGGCCGCGATCGCGCTGAGGCGCTGA
- a CDS encoding XRE family transcriptional regulator translates to MDDLTSRLAERMRIERESRGWSLSDLADKSGVSRAMISKIERGEASPTAVLLGRLSGAFGLTLSNLLARAETPSEFLRRCADQPFWRDPETGFTRRAISPAGEAGIELVDAELPPGARISYPASSYAFIRQQIWVQSGTLDFREGDMMKRLQAGDCLELGAPSDCSFSNPGPEPVRYLVVVVRR, encoded by the coding sequence ATGGACGATTTGACGTCAAGGCTTGCCGAACGCATGCGGATCGAGCGGGAAAGCCGCGGCTGGAGCCTGAGCGATCTCGCCGACAAATCCGGGGTGTCCCGCGCGATGATCAGCAAGATCGAGCGGGGAGAGGCGAGCCCAACCGCTGTCCTCCTCGGTCGGCTTTCCGGCGCCTTCGGGTTGACCTTGTCGAACCTCCTGGCGCGAGCCGAGACGCCGAGCGAGTTTCTCCGACGCTGCGCGGATCAACCATTCTGGCGCGATCCCGAAACCGGCTTCACCCGGCGCGCCATTTCGCCGGCGGGCGAAGCGGGCATCGAACTGGTCGATGCCGAGCTGCCGCCCGGCGCACGCATCTCGTATCCCGCAAGCTCCTACGCGTTCATCAGGCAGCAGATCTGGGTGCAGTCCGGCACGCTCGACTTTCGCGAAGGCGATATGATGAAGCGACTGCAGGCCGGCGACTGCCTTGAACTGGGGGCGCCCAGCGATTGCAGCTTCAGCAATCCCGGACCGGAACCGGTGCGCTATCTCGTTGTCGTCGTGCGCCGCTGA
- a CDS encoding MFS transporter: MSPQDAALPAVIATDIPARLDRLPWSRFHTLVVVALGITWILDGLEVTLAGSVSGALKESPALRFTNTEIGLAGASYIAGAVFGALFFGWLTDRLGRKRLFSITVLVYLAATAATAFSWSVTSFLIFRFFTGMGIGGEYTAINSTIQELVPARVRGWVDLVINGSFWVGAALGAIGAIILLDPATINPELGWRLAFFIGAALGLIILVLRRWIPESPRWLISHGRAEEAAAIVARIETQAGVSYSASEGLAQIRLRPRSATPLGEVFHSLFVTHRQRALVGLALMVAQAFFYNAIFFTYALILTDFYQVPSHLIGWFILPFAAGNFLGPLLIGRLFDTLGRRTMIAATYALSALLLAGTGYLFARNLVTASQLTLCWSVVFFFASAAASSAYLTVSETFPVEMRALAIAVFYAIGTGAGGIAGPWLFGALIDTGSRASVFGGYLFGAALMLAAAVIAALYAVRAERRSLESIARPLNAVD, translated from the coding sequence ATGTCGCCGCAGGATGCGGCTCTGCCCGCGGTCATCGCGACGGATATCCCGGCCCGGCTCGATCGCCTGCCATGGTCGCGTTTCCACACGCTGGTCGTGGTGGCACTCGGGATCACCTGGATCCTGGATGGGCTGGAAGTGACCCTTGCCGGCTCGGTCTCGGGCGCCCTGAAGGAAAGCCCGGCCCTGCGCTTCACCAACACGGAGATCGGCCTTGCCGGTGCCAGCTACATCGCCGGCGCCGTCTTCGGCGCTTTGTTCTTCGGTTGGTTGACCGACAGGCTCGGCCGCAAGCGCCTCTTCAGCATCACCGTTCTCGTCTACCTCGCAGCCACGGCCGCGACGGCGTTCTCATGGAGCGTCACGAGCTTCCTGATCTTCCGCTTCTTCACCGGCATGGGGATCGGCGGTGAATACACCGCGATCAACTCGACCATTCAGGAGCTGGTGCCGGCGCGCGTGCGCGGATGGGTCGATCTCGTCATCAACGGCTCGTTCTGGGTCGGCGCAGCCTTGGGCGCCATCGGAGCGATCATCCTGCTCGACCCGGCCACGATCAATCCCGAACTCGGCTGGCGGCTCGCCTTCTTCATCGGCGCGGCGCTTGGCCTGATCATTCTCGTCCTGCGGCGCTGGATCCCTGAAAGCCCGCGGTGGCTGATCAGCCATGGCCGGGCTGAGGAGGCAGCCGCGATCGTGGCGCGCATCGAGACGCAAGCCGGCGTCAGCTACAGCGCCAGCGAGGGCCTGGCACAGATCCGCCTGCGACCACGCTCGGCGACGCCACTTGGCGAGGTCTTTCATTCCCTCTTCGTGACGCATCGCCAGCGAGCGCTGGTCGGGCTGGCGCTGATGGTCGCGCAGGCCTTCTTCTACAATGCGATCTTCTTCACCTATGCCTTGATCCTGACCGATTTCTACCAGGTGCCTTCGCATCTGATCGGTTGGTTCATCCTGCCCTTCGCCGCCGGCAATTTCCTCGGTCCGCTCCTGATCGGACGCCTCTTCGACACGCTGGGTCGGCGCACCATGATCGCCGCGACCTATGCCCTGTCGGCGCTACTGCTGGCCGGTACCGGCTATCTGTTCGCGCGGAATCTGGTGACGGCCTCCCAGCTCACCCTGTGCTGGAGCGTCGTGTTCTTCTTCGCATCCGCAGCCGCAAGTTCGGCCTATCTGACGGTCAGCGAGACCTTCCCCGTCGAGATGCGCGCGCTTGCCATCGCGGTCTTCTACGCCATCGGCACCGGCGCGGGTGGCATTGCCGGCCCCTGGCTGTTCGGTGCGCTGATCGACACCGGGTCGCGAGCAAGCGTCTTCGGCGGCTACCTGTTTGGCGCGGCCCTCATGCTGGCTGCTGCCGTCATTGCAGCCCTCTATGCGGTCAGGGCTGAACGCCGGTCGCTGGAAAGCATCGCCCGGCCCTTGAATGCGGTGGATTGA
- a CDS encoding sigma-54-dependent Fis family transcriptional regulator, with the protein MRLIIVGGLKGQIIAAAKIAISHGAAVTHTDGLDQTLAVLRAKGADLLMIDVAQPIAQFVAALESERIRTPIVACGTSTDARAAVAAIQAGAREYVPLPPDPELIAAVLEAVAADQSSLIWRDPAMERVVQLAGQIARSEAPVLVTGESGTGKEVIARHLHQKSLRKDKPFVAVNCAAIPDNLLESELFGHEKGAFTGAIARRIGKFEEAHGGTLLLDEISEMDVRLQAKLLRALQERMIDRVGGSQPVKVDLRIIATSNRNLGEAVREGSFREDLFYRLNVVHLRLPALRERPGDILVLADHFAKKYAEINGMPLRPIAADARKALLANGWRGNVRELENTVHRAVLLAQGAEIGPDAMVTPEGEPLGPSSGHDVASRVVQTAEAVTRGLVGRTVADVERDLILDTLDHCLGNRTHAAKILGISIRTLRNKLGEYTSAGIAVAEPGQARVSVA; encoded by the coding sequence ATGCGCCTCATCATTGTCGGCGGTCTCAAGGGACAAATCATCGCTGCGGCCAAGATCGCCATCTCGCATGGCGCCGCCGTGACCCATACCGACGGCCTCGATCAGACCCTGGCGGTGTTGCGTGCCAAGGGCGCGGACCTGCTGATGATCGATGTCGCCCAGCCGATCGCGCAGTTCGTCGCGGCTTTGGAGAGCGAGCGCATCCGCACGCCGATCGTCGCCTGCGGTACGTCGACCGATGCCCGTGCGGCGGTTGCCGCGATCCAGGCCGGCGCGCGCGAATATGTGCCGCTGCCGCCTGATCCGGAGCTGATCGCGGCGGTGCTGGAAGCCGTCGCAGCCGACCAGTCCAGCCTGATCTGGCGTGATCCGGCCATGGAGCGCGTGGTGCAGCTCGCCGGCCAGATTGCGCGCTCGGAGGCGCCTGTTCTGGTGACCGGCGAGAGCGGCACCGGCAAGGAGGTCATTGCCCGCCATCTGCATCAGAAGTCGCTGCGCAAGGACAAGCCCTTCGTTGCCGTGAATTGCGCGGCGATTCCAGACAACTTGCTGGAATCGGAACTGTTCGGTCATGAGAAGGGCGCCTTTACCGGTGCGATCGCGCGGCGCATCGGAAAGTTCGAGGAGGCTCATGGCGGCACGCTCCTGCTCGACGAGATTTCCGAGATGGATGTCCGCCTGCAGGCGAAGCTGCTGCGCGCGCTTCAGGAACGGATGATCGACCGCGTCGGCGGCTCGCAGCCTGTGAAGGTCGATCTCAGGATCATCGCGACCTCAAACCGGAATCTCGGCGAAGCCGTCCGCGAAGGCTCCTTCCGCGAAGACCTGTTCTATCGCCTGAACGTCGTGCATCTGCGGCTTCCCGCCTTGCGTGAGCGGCCGGGCGATATCCTTGTTTTGGCGGATCATTTCGCCAAGAAATATGCCGAGATCAACGGCATGCCCCTGCGTCCGATCGCGGCCGATGCCCGCAAGGCACTGCTGGCCAATGGCTGGCGAGGCAATGTGCGGGAGCTCGAGAACACGGTTCACCGCGCGGTCCTGCTGGCCCAGGGCGCGGAGATCGGACCTGATGCGATGGTGACCCCGGAAGGCGAGCCCCTGGGCCCGTCGTCAGGTCACGACGTTGCAAGCCGTGTCGTTCAGACGGCAGAGGCCGTCACGCGCGGCCTGGTGGGCCGGACTGTTGCTGATGTCGAGCGCGACCTCATCCTCGATACGCTGGACCACTGCCTCGGAAACCGCACGCATGCGGCCAAGATCCTCGGAATTTCGATCCGCACGCTCCGCAACAAGCTCGGCGAATATACCTCGGCCGGTATTGCGGTTGCCGAGCCGGGACAGGCGCGCGTCAGCGTCGCCTGA
- the flhA gene encoding flagellar biosynthesis protein FlhA produces the protein MPSGGAMGNFLNRPDLFLAIGVMGILVVLIFPLPALLLDMLLALSIILSVLVLMTALFIEEPLEFSAFPTVLLIVTMLRLALNLASTRLILAHGHEGSAAAGHVIEAFGNFVMSGNFVIGVIVFTILIIVNFVVITKGSGRIAEVAARFALDAMPGKQMAIDADLSAGLIDQDVAKERRKALEDEANFFGSMDGASKFVRGDAIAGLLITFINVLGGIIIGVAQQGMSFGDAARAYTQLTVGDGLVSQIPALIVSTAAGLLVSKSGVRGAADKALGRQLSGYPKALGMSAAVMLLIAVLPGIPMLPFLLLAGGSAWLARHFGQIAKAKEVEVAQAAQAASPLAADGTPKEETLNDLLKLDELKIEIGYGLLPLVNAAGGQDRLTDQVRALRRQLAAELGFVMPAVRIVDNVQLEANHYYIKIKEIDAGHGIVYAGQFMAMDPMGGSVNLPGHNVLEPTFGLPATWIDASLQDEAQLRGFTVVDAATVISTHLTEVLKSHMPELLSHGEVQKLLRELPKDHADLVKEIVPSQISTTGIQRVLQLLLAERISIRDLATVVEGIAEVAGGIKNPRDIAEHVRVRLARQICAQFSNQQGHLPIITLSPAWESIFAESIVGQGEDRHLAMQPSRLQEFVHQVRDKFEDAARIGEMPALVTSGMARPFVRQIIERFRRETPVLSQGEIHPRVRLKTVGSV, from the coding sequence ATGCCCAGTGGCGGTGCCATGGGGAATTTCCTCAACCGGCCCGACCTGTTTCTTGCCATCGGCGTCATGGGCATCCTCGTGGTGCTCATCTTCCCACTGCCGGCGTTGCTGCTCGACATGCTCCTGGCCTTGTCGATCATCCTGTCCGTACTGGTGCTGATGACGGCGCTCTTCATCGAGGAGCCTCTGGAGTTCTCAGCCTTTCCCACCGTCCTGCTGATCGTCACGATGCTGCGGCTGGCGCTGAATCTCGCTTCGACGCGCCTGATCCTCGCTCACGGCCATGAAGGCAGTGCCGCTGCCGGCCATGTCATCGAGGCCTTCGGCAACTTCGTGATGAGCGGCAATTTCGTGATCGGGGTGATCGTCTTCACCATCCTGATCATCGTCAATTTCGTAGTCATCACCAAAGGTTCGGGCCGCATCGCCGAAGTTGCGGCGCGGTTTGCCCTGGATGCGATGCCCGGCAAGCAGATGGCGATCGACGCCGATCTCTCGGCCGGCTTGATCGATCAGGACGTCGCCAAGGAGCGCCGCAAGGCGCTGGAGGACGAGGCCAATTTCTTCGGCTCGATGGATGGCGCCTCGAAGTTCGTGCGCGGCGACGCCATTGCTGGCCTGCTCATCACCTTCATCAACGTCCTCGGCGGCATCATCATCGGCGTTGCGCAGCAAGGCATGAGCTTTGGCGATGCGGCGCGCGCTTACACGCAGCTCACCGTCGGCGACGGTCTCGTCAGCCAGATTCCGGCGCTGATCGTCTCGACGGCGGCGGGCCTGCTGGTCTCCAAGTCCGGTGTGCGCGGCGCGGCCGACAAGGCACTCGGCAGGCAGCTCTCAGGCTACCCGAAGGCGCTCGGCATGTCGGCGGCAGTGATGCTGCTGATCGCGGTCCTGCCCGGTATCCCGATGCTGCCTTTCCTGCTGCTCGCCGGCGGTTCGGCCTGGCTCGCGCGCCATTTCGGCCAGATCGCCAAGGCCAAGGAGGTCGAGGTGGCGCAGGCTGCACAGGCGGCATCGCCGCTTGCCGCCGACGGCACGCCGAAGGAGGAGACGCTCAACGATCTGCTCAAGCTCGACGAACTCAAGATCGAGATCGGCTACGGGCTGCTGCCGCTGGTCAATGCGGCGGGCGGGCAGGATCGGTTGACCGATCAGGTCAGGGCACTGCGCCGCCAGCTTGCTGCAGAGCTCGGCTTCGTGATGCCGGCCGTGCGCATCGTCGACAATGTCCAGCTCGAGGCGAACCATTACTACATCAAGATCAAGGAGATCGATGCGGGGCACGGCATCGTCTATGCCGGCCAGTTCATGGCCATGGACCCGATGGGCGGCAGCGTGAACCTGCCCGGCCATAATGTGCTGGAGCCGACCTTCGGCCTGCCTGCCACCTGGATCGACGCGTCACTGCAGGATGAGGCGCAACTGCGCGGCTTCACCGTGGTCGATGCCGCCACGGTGATCTCGACGCATCTGACCGAAGTGCTGAAGTCGCATATGCCGGAGCTGCTCTCGCATGGCGAAGTGCAGAAACTGCTGCGCGAATTGCCCAAGGACCATGCCGACCTCGTCAAGGAGATCGTGCCGAGCCAGATCTCGACCACTGGCATCCAGCGCGTACTGCAACTGCTGCTCGCGGAGCGCATCTCGATCCGCGATCTCGCCACCGTCGTCGAAGGCATCGCCGAAGTCGCCGGCGGCATCAAGAACCCGCGCGACATCGCCGAACATGTCCGCGTGCGGCTGGCCCGGCAGATCTGTGCCCAGTTCTCGAACCAACAGGGGCATTTGCCGATCATCACGCTCTCGCCGGCCTGGGAGAGCATCTTTGCCGAGTCGATCGTCGGCCAGGGCGAGGACCGGCATCTGGCCATGCAGCCCTCGCGCCTGCAGGAATTCGTGCATCAGGTCCGCGACAAGTTCGAGGACGCGGCGCGTATCGGCGAGATGCCGGCGCTGGTCACCTCCGGTATGGCGCGACCGTTCGTGCGCCAGATCATCGAGCGCTTCCGCCGCGAGACGCCCGTGCTGTCGCAGGGGGAAATCCATCCCCGCGTCCGTCTGAAGACGGTCGGAAGCGTCTGA